One window from the genome of Alnus glutinosa chromosome 13, dhAlnGlut1.1, whole genome shotgun sequence encodes:
- the LOC133854132 gene encoding uncharacterized protein LOC133854132, translated as MGLLSWFKGKPQQPDSQPKPAESPKAKPAAEVPGMHGAVEVARPADITVFEFGSVAASADKVTLAGYCPVSDDLEPCRWEILPASASDAPQFRVVF; from the coding sequence ATGGGTCTTCTCTCTTGGTTCAAAGGCAAGCCACAGCAACCCGACTCGCAACCCAAACCCGCGGAGAGTCCGAAAGCGAAACCCGCCGCAGAAGTGCCGGGCATGCACGGAGCCGTGGAGGTGGCCCGACCCGCTGACATAACGGTGTTCGAATTCGGGTCGGTGGCCGCCTCCGCCGACAAGGTCACTCTCGCCGGCTACTGCCCCGTCTCCGACGACCTCGAGCCCTGCCGCTGGGAGATCCTCCCCGCGAGTGCCTCCGACGCGCCACAGTTCCGCGTGGTCTTCTGA
- the LOC133854130 gene encoding phosphoacetylglucosamine mutase, translating to MNEDQRSLLLSSSSRFPPPQGVRLLYGTAGFRADAALLGSTVYRVGILAALRSLKMEGSVIGVMLTASHNRVSDNGVKIADPSGGMLSQSWEPFADALANAPTSQHLLQLITEFVEKENIPLEGVRRPEILLGRDTRPSGESLLEAAKQGISSILGAVAIDKGIVTTPQLHWMVRARNQGKKSSELDYFEQLSSSFRCLIDLIPSGSKISEVDERLVVDGANGVGGEKLEVLREMLDGMVVEIRNSGKDGGVLNEGVGADYVQKEKFAPHSFGSQDVGLRCASLDGDADRLVYFSVPSKSCNKIDLVDGDKILSLFAIFIKEQLNTFSEEGGENMSSTYHARLGVVQTAYANGASTDYLKKLGLEVVFTPTGVKYLHEKAAEYDIGIYFEANGHGTILFSESFLCWLEARCGEFSSVSKGSEQQKAALRLLAVSKLINQAVGDALSGLLLVEAILQHMGWSIQRWSELYKDLPSRQLKVKVVDRTAVITANAETMVVRPPGIQEAINAEAAKYPQGRCFIRPSGTEDVIRVYAEASTQEAADSLANSVARLVDQFLGFGSSSK from the exons ATGAACGAAGACCAACGCTCCCTCCTCCTCAGCTCCTCCTCTCGCTTCCCTCCTCCCCAAG gggTGAGGTTGTTATACGGTACGGCGGGATTCAGGGCTGATGCGGCGTTGCTGGGATCGACAGTGTACAGGGTGGGGATCCTAGCGGCGCTGAGGTCGCTGAAGATGGAGGGGTCGGTAATTGGGGTGATGCTCACGGCCTCGCATAATAGGGTCTCGGATAACGGAGTCAAAATCGCTGACCCAAGTGGTGGAATGCTGTCCCAGAGCTGGGAGCCCTTCGCTGACGCCCTTGCCAATGCCCCCACTTCCCAGCACCTCCTCCAA TTGATAACCGAATTTGTGGAGAAGGAAAACATCCCGTTGGAGGGAGTGAGGCGGCCCGAGATATTGTTGGGGAGAGACACGAGGCCTAGTGGAGAGTCTCTACTTGAAGCTGCTAAACAA GGAATCAGTTCAATTCTTGGAGCGGTTGCCATTGATAAGGGAATTGTTACAACCCCACAACTACATTGGATGGTGCGTGCGAGAAATCAGGGCAAGAAATCATCAGAACTTGATTATTTTGAACAACTATCGAGCTCATTCAG GTGCTTGATTGATTTGATCCCAAGTGGAAGTAAGATAAGTGAGGTGGATGAAAGATTGGTTGTTGATGGGGCTAATGGTGTGGGTGGAGAAAAGCTTGAGGTTTTAAGGGAAATGTTGGATGGTATGGTTGTTGAGATTCGTAATTCTGGGAAAGATGGAGGTGTGCTCAATGAAGGTGTTGGTGCTGATTACGTGCAGAAGGAGAAGTTTGCTCCACATAGCTTTGGTTCCCAGGACGTAGGACTAAG GTGTGCTAGTTTAGATGGGGATGCTGATCGACTAGTATATTTTTCTGTGCCATCAAAAAGTTGCAATAAGATTGATCTTGTTGATGGGGACAAGATATTATCTTTGTTTGCTATCTTCATCAAAGAGCAACTAAACACTTTCAGCGAGGAGGGTGGTGAAAATATGAGCAGTACTTATCATGCTCGTCTTGGTGTTGTACAGACAGCATATGCGAATGGAGCATCCACAGATTACCTCAAAAAGTTGGGCTTAGAAGTTGTGTTTACTCCAACAGGAGTCAAATACTTGCACGAGAAAGCAGCTGAGTATGATATTGGGATCTATTTTGAGGCTAATGGCCATGGAACCATCCTATTCTCAGAATCTTTCTTATGTTGGTTAGAGGCCAGATGTGGGGAGTTTTCTTCAGTATCTAAAG GTTCAGAACAGCAAAAGGCTGCTTTGAGACTATTGGCAGTCAGTAAGTTGATTAACCAAGCAGTTGGAGATGCTCTGAGTGGGTTGCTCTTGGTGGAGGCCATTTTGCAACATATGGGTTGGTCAATACAGAGATGGAGTGAGCTTTATAAGGATCTACCGAGTAGGCAGCTTAAG GTAAAAGTTGTGGACAGAACTGCTGTTATCACAGCGAATGCAGAAACTATGGTCGTGAGGCCCCCTGGCATTCAAGAAGCCATTAATGCTGAGGCCG